Below is a window of Hyphomonas neptunium ATCC 15444 DNA.
AGGCAGAACATCTTGTTGGCGTGGTGGGCATGGGTGGTCCAGATCTTCGTGCCGTTCAGCACATAATCGTCCCCATCACTCACCGCCCGAAGCTGCAAAGACGCCAGGTCCGACCCCGATCCCGGCTCTGAATAGCCCTGGCACCAATAGTCCTCCCCGGAGAGAATACGCGGCAGGTAATGGGCTTTCTGCTCGGGCGTGCCGTACCCAATGATGCAGGGCCCAACCATACCCAGCCCCATAGGCGCCAGCCCCGGCGCGCCCGCGCGGGCGCACTCGCTGGCAAAGATATATCGCTGCATCTCGGTCCAGCCCGTGCCACCATATTCCTTCGGCCAATGCGGGGCGACCCAGCCGCGCTCATGCAGAATGCGCTGCCAGGGCAGGGTGAATTCCGGCTCGATGAACACGCTGGTGGCCAGCCGCCCGGCAGCGGCGAGTTCCGGGCTCAGCTTGTCCCGAAGGAAGGCTCGCACTTCTTGCTGAAATTCAATATCCTGCGATGACAGATCTAGTCTCATGGTCGCGCCTCCCGGCTTATTATCTCTGGCTTCCCTCATGACAGAGCAAGCAAGACAGCATGGGGCAAGCTGACGGAATTGATAGGGCTCGCCAAAAATGGACAGTGCTGGTCCGCAGGATACCTTCAGCGAGGTAATGGATCTCGCCCGCCGGATCGACGCGGTGGGCCGCGAAACCGGCCTGCCTTACGTCGCGGTCAGCGCTGATCTCAGCGATCCATCGCCGATGATCGGCGCCGATGGGCGGCCGCTGGCGGAGACGGTTTTCCGCTGGGTCGATCCGGGGCTCGCCTACTGGAAAGATCGTGCTTTTGCGCTGCGGGCGGGGATTATTCGCGTCGTCCGGGTGTGTGGAGAGCCGTTCTGTTATCATGGGGGCAAGATGCACAGCTGGCGCCAGGTGCGCGCGCTGGAAGCGGTCAACCGCAAGATCGATCCGGAGGCTTACGGGTCCTATGGCGTGCAGGGGGCGATCGTTGCGCCGATCCATTCGCCGATGGGGGTGATCGGCGCGGTCGTCTGGGCGACGGATGACGAAGCCGTTGATGTGTCAGGGATTTTTGAGGCGCGGGGCGCGGAGCTTTACATGCTCGCGCTGAAATTCCTGTCGGCTTACAAAGACGCGGTGTTGCCGTCGGCGGACCCGGAAATGGTGGAATTCACCCGCCGGGAAATCCAGTGCCTTAAATGGGCGGCGGCGGGGAAAACCGATTCCGAAATCGCCACGATCATGGGCGTTTCAGCCCCCACCATCCGCTTTCACATGACCAATGCCAGCCGCAAGCTGGGCGTTTCGGGCCGCTCTCAGACGATCCGTCTGGCCACCACGCTGGGCTATATCGGGCAGGGCGGCGGGGCCTGAAAAGCCTCCAAAAAAACTCCAACGCCGTTGGAGTTTTTCAGGCGCCCGCGCGCGCCTTGAAGGTGGCGAGCAATTCCTGCGCGAAGACGGTGAGGGTATCATCGCGGGCGCCCATGACGAGGATGCGGTCGCCCGGCTTTGCCAGTTCGAACAGGCGCGCGCCGCAGGCGGCCCGGTCGCCCAGCGCGTGGGCCTCGCGGCCAAGGGCGCGGATGTCTGCGGCAAGGTCCTGGCTGCCGACCGAGCGGTCTACTGTGCCGCCGAAGTAAGCCGGCTCGGGCATCAGGAGGATGTCTTCGGCGTCCAGATTCTCGGCAAAACAGGCCGCAAACTCGCGCCGCATGTTGCGCAAGGGGCCAAAGCCGTGGGGCTGGAACATCACCAGCACGCGGCCGGGGAACTGGTTCACGGTGCGCAGGGTGGCGGCGATCTTGTCCGGGTTGTGCCCGAAATCGTCGATGACCGTCACGCCGCCTTCCGTGCCGATTACATCGAAGCGGCGGGAGATGCCCGCGAAGCTGGCGAGAGCCTTGGCAGCCTCTGCCAGCGTGACGCCGCAGGCGAGCGTGGCGGCAATAGCGGCCAGCACGTTTGAGACGTTGTGGCGCCCCGGCGTGGCGAGGCGAATGGGGGCGGTGGCGCCGGATGTCTGGTCGTGTACGGAGAAAGTGATGTGGGTGGGCGCGGGCGCGATGTTCTGCGCCGTGAGGCGGGCGGCGGGGTTCTCGAGGCTGTAGGTGACCGCCCCCGGAAAGTCCCCGGCCATCCGCGCGGTCTCGTCATTGTCGAGGTTCAGCACGACGGTTTCGGCGCGGGCCGCAAAGCCGCCGAAGAGGGCGCGCAACTCGTCCATGGATTTATGGTCGAGCGAGATGTTCGAGACGACCGCAACGCGCGGGTTGTACCCGGCAATCGAGCCGTCGCTTTCGTCCACTTCGGAGACGAAGATGCCGCTGGCGCCCACCAGCGAGCTGGCGAAGAGGGCGTCCGGTGTCTGGAAGTTCTTCATCACGGCGCCGTTCATCACGGTCGGGCTTTTGCCGGCGTGGTGGAGTATCCAGGCGATCATACCGGTGGTGGTGGACTTGCCGCTCGTACCCGCCACGCCGATGGCTGTGGGCGCGGCGTTGAAGAGGGCAGACAGCATCTGCGCCCGGCTCATCCGCCGCGCGCCGACGCGCAGGGCGGCGGCAATATCGGGCACAGT
It encodes the following:
- a CDS encoding helix-turn-helix transcriptional regulator, whose product is MDSAGPQDTFSEVMDLARRIDAVGRETGLPYVAVSADLSDPSPMIGADGRPLAETVFRWVDPGLAYWKDRAFALRAGIIRVVRVCGEPFCYHGGKMHSWRQVRALEAVNRKIDPEAYGSYGVQGAIVAPIHSPMGVIGAVVWATDDEAVDVSGIFEARGAELYMLALKFLSAYKDAVLPSADPEMVEFTRREIQCLKWAAAGKTDSEIATIMGVSAPTIRFHMTNASRKLGVSGRSQTIRLATTLGYIGQGGGA
- the murC gene encoding UDP-N-acetylmuramate--L-alanine ligase, whose product is MTHPTRYFFCGIGGSGMLPLALILLDQGHIIEGSDRSLDQGRTQAKFDYLRSKGIRLFPQDGSGVTSAEQVVVASAAVEDTVPDIAAALRVGARRMSRAQMLSALFNAAPTAIGVAGTSGKSTTTGMIAWILHHAGKSPTVMNGAVMKNFQTPDALFASSLVGASGIFVSEVDESDGSIAGYNPRVAVVSNISLDHKSMDELRALFGGFAARAETVVLNLDNDETARMAGDFPGAVTYSLENPAARLTAQNIAPAPTHITFSVHDQTSGATAPIRLATPGRHNVSNVLAAIAATLACGVTLAEAAKALASFAGISRRFDVIGTEGGVTVIDDFGHNPDKIAATLRTVNQFPGRVLVMFQPHGFGPLRNMRREFAACFAENLDAEDILLMPEPAYFGGTVDRSVGSQDLAADIRALGREAHALGDRAACGARLFELAKPGDRILVMGARDDTLTVFAQELLATFKARAGA